A single Eulemur rufifrons isolate Redbay chromosome 9, OSU_ERuf_1, whole genome shotgun sequence DNA region contains:
- the OMG gene encoding oligodendrocyte-myelin glycoprotein, with protein MALMEYQTLKMSPCLFILLFLTPGILCICPLQCICTERHRHVDCSGKNLTTLPSGLQENIIHLNLSYNHFTDLHNQLTQYTNLRTLDISNNRLESLPAQLPRSLWNMSAANNNIKLLDKSDTAYQWNLKYLDVSKNMLEKVVLIKNTLRSLEVLNLSSNKLWTVPTNMPSKLLIVDLSHNSLTQILPGTLINLTNLTHLYLHNNKFTFIPDQSFDQLFQLQEITLYNNRWSCDHKQNITYLLKWMMETKAHVVGTPCSNQISSLKEHTIYPTPSGFTSSVFTVSGMQTVDTINSLSMVTQPKVTKIPKQYRTRETTFGATLSKDITFTSTDKAFVPYPEDTSTETIKTHEAAAATLTIHLQDGMVTNTSLTSSTKSSPTPMTLSITSGMPNNFSEMPQQSTTLNLRREETTTNVKTRLPSVASAWKVNASFLLMLNVMVTLAV; from the exons ATG GCTTTGATGGAATATCAGACATTGAAAATGTCTCCCTGCCTGTTCATCCTTCTGTTTCTCACACCTGGTATTTTGTGCATTTGTCCTCTCCAATGTATATGTACAGAGAGGCACAGGCATGTGGACTGTTCAGGCAAAAACTTGACTACATTACCATCTGGACTGCAAGAGAATATTATACACTTAAACCTGTCTTATAACCACTTTACTGATCTGCATAACCAGTTAACCCAATATACCAATCTGAGGACCCTGGATATTTCAAACAACAGGCTTGAAAGCTTGCCTGCTCAGTTACCTCGGTCTCTCTGGAACATGTCTGCTGCTAACAACAACATTAAACTTCTTGACAAATCTGATACTGCTTATCAATGGAACCTTAAATATCTGGATGTTTCTAAGAATATGCTGGAAAAGGTTGTCCTCATTAAAAATACACTAAGAAGTCTCGAGGTTCTCAACCTCAGTAGTAACAAACTTTGGACAGTTCCAACCAACATGCCCTCCAAACTACTTATTGTAGACCTGTCTCATAATTCCTTGACACAAATCCTTCCAGGAACATTAATAAACCTCACAAATCTCACACATCTTTACCTGCACAACAATAAGTTCACATTCATTCCAGATCAATCTTTTGATCAACTCTTTCAGTTGCAAGAGATAACTCTTTACAATAACAGGTGGTCATGTGACCACAAACAAAACATTACTTACCTATTGAAGTGGATGATGGAAACAAAAGCCCATGTGGTAGGGACTCCCTGTTCTAACCAAATATCATCTTTAAAGGAACATACCATATATCCCACACCTTCTGGATTTACCTCAAGCGTATTCACTGTAAGTGGGATGCAGACAGTGGACACTATTAATTCTCTGAGCATGGTAACTCAACCCAAAGTGACCAAAATACCCAAACAATATCGAACAAGGGAAACAACGTTTGGTGCCACTCTAAGCAAAGACATCACCTTTACTAGCACTGATAAGGCTTTTGTGCCCTATCCAGAAGATACATCCACAGAAACCATCAAAACACATGAAGCAGCAGCTGCAACTCTAACTATTCATCTCCAAGATGGAATGGTTACAAACACAAGCCTCACTAGCTCAACAAAATCATCCCCAACACCCATGACCCTAAGTATCACTAGTGGCATGCCAAATAATTTCTCTGAAATGCCTCAACAAAGCACAACCCTTAACTTACGGAGGGAAGAGACAACCACAAATGTAAAGACTCGCTTACCTTCTGTGGCAAGTGCTTGGAAAGTCAATGCTTCATTTCTCTTAATGCTCAATGTTATGGTCACGCTGGCTGTCTGA
- the EVI2B gene encoding protein EVI2B, translating into MEPKYFILILFCGHLDNTFFSKTEAITTEMQPQPTLFRSSASYVSANSQNTTRNPSGQSTQFNNISSGQPTSSAKVVGGQPTPAVHASSEKPAAHTSAGQPLTYNITKSPIPTVNTSFQQTALPVFTSARQIPSSAHTTRKSPTSFVYTSTQQSLLSVHTPSRKPVPPTVHNPSTEPTSIIKNSPRGTPEFIIETTSNKETSHKTNSNSVAGILIGIILTSMLVAIIIIVLWKCLRKPVLNDQNWAGRSPFADGEIPDMCMDNIRENDVSAKRTSIVSLMTWKPSKSTLLADDLEIKLFESSENTEDSNNPKTEEIKDQVNGTSEDSVGGSTIGTAVSSSDDTDLPPPPPLLDLEGQENNQSDKPTMTTVSPLPNDSANFPPSQDCLNQACEDHKSEIKSFPPSPDSLNLPQPPVDFMKNQEEFNIEIQSQEFSIPPDSDQDLNECLPPPPAELL; encoded by the coding sequence ATGGAGCCCAAgtatttcatcttaattttgttttgtggACACCTGGATAACACATTTTTCTCAAAGACAGAGGCAATTACAACAGAGATGCAGCCACAGCCTACCTTATTTAGATCATCAGCGTCATATGTCTCGGCTAATTCTCAAAATACAACAAGGAATCCTTCAGGTCAATCAACACAGTTCAACAACATTTCTTCTGGACAGCCAACATCATCTGCCAAAGTTGTTGGTGGACAACCAACACCAGCTGTCCATGCCTCTTCTGAGAAACCAGCTGCACACACTTCTGCTGGACAACCACTCACCTATAACATCACCAAATCGCCAATACCAACGGTCAATACCTCCTTCCAGCAAACAGCACTACCTGTGTTCACCTCTGCCAGACAAATACCATCATCTGCCCATACTACCAGAAAATCACCAACATCATTTGTCTATACTTCCACTCAACAATCATTGTTATCTGTCCACACCCCTTCTAGAAAACCAGTACCACCAACTGTTCATAATCCATCCACAGAACCAACATCAATTATCAAAAATTCACCTAGGGGTACACCAGAATTCATCATAGAAACTACCAGTAACAAAGAAACCTCACATAAAACTAATTCTAATTCAGTAGCTGGCATACTAATTGGTATAATTCTGACTTCTATGTTGGTGGCTATAATCATAATTGTACTATGGAAGTGCTTGAGAAAACCAGttttaaatgatcaaaattgGGCAGGTAGGTCTCCATTTGCTGATGGAGAAATCCCTGACATGTGTATGGATAACATTAGAGAAAATGACGTATCTGCAAAACGTACGTCAATTGTTTCACTTATGACCTGGAAACCCAGCAAAAGCACACTTTTAGCAGATGACTTGGAAATTAAGTTGTTTGAATCAAGTGAAAACACTGAAGATTCCAACAACCCcaaaacagaggaaataaaagatCAAGTAAATGGTACATCAGAGGATAGTGTGGGTGGATCAACAATTGGCACAGCTGTTTCTTCTTCAGATGATACAGATCTGCCTCCGCCACCTCCCCTTCTTGATTTGGAAGGACAAGAGAATAACCAATCTGACAAACCCACAATGACAACTGTATCTCCTCTTCCAAATGATTCTGCTAATTTCCCTCCATCTCAGGACTGTCTCAATCAAGCCTGTGAAGATCATAAATCTGAGATCAAATCATTTCCACCTTCCCCTGACTCACTTAACTTGCCCCAGCCGCCAGTGGATTTCATGAAAAATCAGGAAGAATTCAACATTGAGATCCAGAGTCAGGAGTTCTCTATTCCTCCTGACTCTGATCAAGATCTTAATGAATGTCTGCCACCTCCACCTGCGGAACTGTTATAA